The Myxococcales bacterium nucleotide sequence TAGCTTGTTATGGACAACGTGTGTCTACGATCCTCTTGCGCACTGGGTATGGAGTCCGGGAGGCTGGCTCGCGAAACGAGGCGCTCTCGATTTTGCCGGCGGCACGGTCGTGCATGTGGCGGCTGGGATCAGCGCCTTGGTGATCGCCGTCATGGTGGGCAGGCGCAGTGGCTACCCGCATCGGAAAGCGCCGCCGCACAATCTTACGATGACCCTACTTGGCGCGGGACTACTGTGGTTCGGCTGGTTTGGTTTCAATGCGGGCAGCGCTTTGGGTGCCAACAGCATTGCCGCTCTGGCGTTGGTCAATACCCACATAGCCGCAGCTCTCGGCGGGGTGGCTTGGGCGTCTGTTGAGTGGATCAGATATGGCAAGCCTTCGGCGCTCGGCGTGGCTTCCGGTCTGGTCGCAGGTTTGGTTGCCATCACTCCGGCGGCAGGTTTTGTGGGGCCAGTGGACTCTCTCTGGATCGGCATGCTAGCGGGGGTACTCTGTTACGCAGGCGTGCTGCTCAAGCATCGCCTTGGTTACGACGATGCGCTCGATGCTTTTGGTGTCCACGGCATTGGTGGCGCGGCGGGCGCGATTCTGACCGGTGTATTCGCATCGACGGCATGGAACCCCCACGGCGGCGATGGTCTGTTGCACGGCGGCACGTCGCTATTCTGG carries:
- a CDS encoding ammonium transporter, which codes for MAELVPADIAWMLMATALVLVMTPALALFYGGLVRSKNVLSTFMHSFFALGLVTVQWVVLGYSLAFAPTQGGIIGAFDYAFFQGVGLEPKGNIPHVLFAAFQMMFAIITPALISGAFAERIKFSAYVLFSLLWTTCVYDPLAHWVWSPGGWLAKRGALDFAGGTVVHVAAGISALVIAVMVGRRSGYPHRKAPPHNLTMTLLGAGLLWFGWFGFNAGSALGANSIAALALVNTHIAAALGGVAWASVEWIRYGKPSALGVASGLVAGLVAITPAAGFVGPVDSLWIGMLAGVLCYAGVLLKHRLGYDDALDAFGVHGIGGAAGAILTGVFASTAWNPHGGDGLLHGGTSLFWEQILATAATGCYAIVVTFAIVKFVDSVIGFRPLEYIEQEGLDYALHGEEAYGDALDGQRLPSEIAELEGQQELVRSAVTPPALGTGAQRSTG